The Deinococcus aquiradiocola genome includes a window with the following:
- a CDS encoding diacylglycerol kinase: MRRWLVSAGFALAGIRYGWASQRNFRIEVTLGTVAVLTAVWVRAPLAPVLLACGLVLSLELLNTALEAVVDLVSPDRHPLAKVAKDAAAGAVLLACAAAVLVGADVLGPPLLHRLGLT; encoded by the coding sequence GTGCGCCGCTGGCTGGTGTCGGCGGGATTCGCGCTGGCGGGCATACGGTACGGCTGGGCCAGCCAGCGGAACTTCAGGATCGAGGTGACGCTCGGCACGGTCGCGGTCCTGACGGCCGTGTGGGTGCGCGCGCCGCTCGCGCCCGTCCTGCTCGCGTGCGGCCTCGTGCTGAGCCTGGAACTGCTCAACACGGCGCTCGAAGCGGTCGTGGACCTCGTCAGCCCGGACCGTCACCCACTCGCGAAGGTCGCGAAGGACGCGGCGGCGGGCGCCGTGCTGCTCGCATGCGCCGCCGCGGTGCTGGTGGGCGCGGACGTGCTCGGCCCTCCCCTGCTGCACCGCCTCGGCCTGACGTGA
- a CDS encoding EamA family transporter, which yields MPSTAPPASPTAPAGHAASAGRGVPLALTAALGFSTLGILGKLSAQTGLPALAALPWRFGLVALLLLPFARGLPRGVQGRMLGTGLLYCLATHAYFLALGRVSAGTTSLLLYLAPAFVLLFLALGGRRPARLQLVGIAFTVAGLGLVVGLPGPGDHDPAGLLFGVLAAALYGLYLLGSERWLTGVPPLASTAFMSLSAAAYFGVTDLFTHTLRVPTGAAQWGVVLGLAFLPTLVAVPALYGAVARIGAARASVVATTEPLWTVLLAAVFLHEPLRAAVLLGGAGILLGAVLAQLSAGRAAPLEL from the coding sequence ATGCCCTCCACCGCCCCTCCGGCCTCCCCCACCGCACCAGCGGGCCACGCGGCGTCCGCCGGGCGCGGCGTGCCGCTCGCCCTGACGGCCGCGCTCGGCTTCTCCACCCTCGGGATCCTGGGGAAGCTGTCGGCGCAGACTGGCCTGCCTGCCCTGGCGGCCCTCCCGTGGCGGTTCGGGCTGGTGGCCCTCCTGCTGCTGCCGTTCGCGCGGGGCCTGCCGCGCGGCGTGCAGGGCCGCATGCTGGGCACCGGCCTGCTGTACTGCCTCGCCACGCACGCGTACTTCCTGGCGCTGGGGCGCGTCAGTGCCGGAACGACGTCGCTGCTGCTGTACCTCGCTCCGGCGTTTGTGCTGCTGTTCCTCGCGCTGGGCGGGCGGCGGCCCGCGCGGCTGCAGCTGGTGGGGATCGCGTTCACCGTGGCGGGCCTGGGGCTGGTGGTGGGCCTGCCCGGCCCGGGCGACCACGACCCGGCCGGACTGCTGTTCGGGGTGCTGGCCGCCGCGCTGTACGGCCTGTACCTGCTCGGGTCGGAACGCTGGCTGACGGGCGTGCCGCCGCTCGCGAGCACGGCGTTCATGTCGCTCAGTGCCGCCGCGTACTTCGGCGTGACGGACCTCTTCACGCACACGCTGCGCGTCCCCACCGGAGCGGCGCAGTGGGGCGTGGTGCTGGGACTGGCGTTCCTGCCGACCCTGGTGGCCGTGCCCGCCCTGTACGGCGCGGTCGCCCGGATCGGCGCGGCGCGCGCGTCGGTCGTCGCGACCACCGAGCCGCTCTGGACGGTGCTGCTGGCCGCCGTGTTCCTGCACGAGCCGCTGCGGGCCGCCGTGCTGCTGGGCGGGGCGGGCATCCTGCTGGGCGCGGTACTCGCCCAGCTCAGCGCGGGACGGGCCGCGCCGCTGGAACTGTAA
- the cdd gene encoding cytidine deaminase: MSDVNPTPPSQAAPDPELLSAAQAAFRNAYAPYSHFHVGAALRTPDGTVFSGANVENASYGLGRCAEQSAVQGMASTGGRDFTSILVYSESSPPASPCGACRQVLFEFSPEAQVTCVNHLGETIEGQVKDFLPHGFRLEH; the protein is encoded by the coding sequence GTGAGTGACGTGAACCCCACCCCCCCCAGCCAGGCCGCTCCCGACCCGGAACTGCTGAGCGCCGCGCAGGCCGCCTTCCGGAACGCCTACGCCCCCTACAGCCACTTCCACGTCGGCGCGGCCCTCCGCACGCCTGACGGCACCGTCTTCAGCGGCGCGAACGTCGAGAACGCCAGCTACGGCCTCGGCCGCTGCGCCGAACAGTCCGCCGTGCAGGGCATGGCCAGCACCGGCGGACGCGACTTCACCAGCATTCTCGTGTACTCCGAGAGCAGCCCGCCCGCCAGCCCCTGCGGCGCGTGCAGGCAGGTCCTGTTCGAATTCTCGCCGGAAGCGCAGGTGACGTGCGTGAACCACCTCGGCGAGACGATCGAGGGACAGGTCAAGGACTTCCTGCCGCACGGCTTCCGCCTGGAACACTGA
- the clpP gene encoding ATP-dependent Clp protease proteolytic subunit, which produces MPAMSVIPYVIEQTGRGERMYDIYSRLLKDRIIFMGTPIDSQVANTIVAQLLLLDSQNPEQEIQMYINCPGGEVYAGLAIYDTMRYIKAPVSTICVGIAMSMGSVLLMAGDKGKRMALPNSRIMIHQGSSGFRGNTPDVEVQAKETLYLRDRLVDIYNKHTDLPHDKLLRDMERDYFMNPQEAMKYGLIDQVIENTRESRAQDE; this is translated from the coding sequence ATGCCCGCCATGAGCGTCATTCCCTATGTGATCGAGCAGACCGGGCGCGGCGAGCGGATGTACGACATCTACTCGCGGCTGCTGAAAGACCGCATCATTTTCATGGGGACGCCCATCGACTCGCAGGTGGCGAACACCATCGTGGCGCAGTTGCTGCTGCTGGACAGCCAGAATCCGGAGCAGGAGATCCAGATGTACATCAACTGCCCGGGCGGCGAGGTGTACGCCGGGCTCGCCATCTACGACACCATGCGGTACATCAAGGCGCCGGTGTCCACCATCTGCGTCGGCATCGCGATGAGCATGGGCAGCGTGCTGCTCATGGCGGGCGACAAGGGCAAGCGCATGGCGCTCCCCAACAGCCGCATCATGATTCACCAGGGCTCCAGCGGCTTCCGTGGCAACACGCCGGACGTGGAGGTGCAGGCCAAGGAGACGCTGTACCTGCGTGACCGTCTGGTGGACATCTACAACAAGCACACCGATCTGCCGCACGACAAGCTGCTGCGGGACATGGAGCGCGACTACTTCATGAACCCGCAGGAGGCCATGAAGTACGGCCTGATCGATCAGGTGATCGAGAACACCCGCGAGTCGCGGGCGCAGGACGAGTAA
- the der gene encoding ribosome biogenesis GTPase Der codes for MHKVAIVGRPNVGKSSLFNRLVGRREAVVADFPGVTRDAKEGTMLYQNHRITLIDTGGLWSGDEWEQAIREKAEWAMEGSQAVIFVLDPREGLSAADYEVAEWLRRLGKPVILIANKIDSVTHNSYLAELWGLGFGEPLPVSAEHARGLDDLMDRVLEYLPEDTEDIPDIAPIRISFIGRPNVGKSSLLNALTQSERVIVADQPGTTRDSVDVEWDYAGQRFVLVDTAGIRKRPDTAIEDFAMQRSQTAIERSDVIWLVVNADEIGDHELKLANLAYESGKPVIVVVNKWDLIPDEDLKLTEKELNQKLFHIQYAPRVFTSAVNEYGIHEMLAEAMKLYDKWKARVPTAELNRWLGVWLMKQRVPNFQGRNLRMYFMTQVETAPPTFAIFCNREDYVTRAYEGFLMNRIREDLDLAGIPVKLKWKQKGAFNKKGGDDDDDQADKKKKPTHHREPSKAESVKAAKAAASGEKPERKSRAERRDPAEKKVRPERPRSARSRANES; via the coding sequence ATGCACAAAGTCGCCATCGTGGGCCGCCCCAACGTGGGCAAGTCCAGTCTGTTCAACCGTCTCGTCGGCCGCCGTGAAGCGGTCGTCGCCGACTTCCCCGGCGTCACCCGCGACGCCAAGGAAGGCACCATGCTGTACCAGAACCACCGCATCACGCTCATCGACACGGGCGGCCTGTGGAGCGGCGACGAGTGGGAACAGGCGATCCGCGAGAAGGCCGAGTGGGCCATGGAAGGCTCGCAGGCCGTGATCTTCGTGCTCGACCCGCGCGAGGGCCTGTCCGCCGCCGACTACGAGGTCGCCGAGTGGCTGCGCCGCCTCGGGAAGCCCGTCATCCTCATCGCGAACAAGATCGACAGCGTCACGCACAACAGCTACCTCGCGGAACTGTGGGGCCTGGGCTTCGGCGAGCCGCTCCCCGTCAGCGCCGAGCACGCGCGCGGCCTGGACGACCTGATGGACCGCGTGCTGGAGTACCTGCCGGAAGACACCGAGGACATCCCCGACATCGCGCCCATCCGCATCTCGTTCATCGGGCGGCCCAACGTCGGCAAGAGCAGCCTCCTGAACGCCCTCACGCAGAGCGAACGCGTGATCGTGGCCGACCAGCCCGGCACCACCCGCGACAGCGTGGACGTGGAATGGGATTACGCCGGGCAGCGCTTCGTGCTGGTCGACACGGCCGGCATCCGGAAACGGCCCGACACGGCCATCGAGGACTTCGCGATGCAGCGCTCCCAGACGGCCATCGAGCGCAGCGACGTGATCTGGCTGGTCGTGAACGCCGACGAGATCGGCGACCACGAACTGAAGCTCGCGAACCTCGCGTACGAGAGCGGCAAGCCCGTCATCGTGGTCGTGAACAAATGGGACCTCATCCCGGACGAGGACCTGAAACTCACCGAGAAGGAACTCAACCAGAAGCTCTTCCACATCCAGTACGCGCCGCGCGTCTTCACGAGCGCCGTGAACGAGTACGGCATCCACGAGATGCTCGCCGAAGCCATGAAGCTGTACGACAAGTGGAAGGCCCGCGTCCCCACCGCCGAACTCAACCGCTGGCTGGGCGTGTGGCTCATGAAGCAGCGCGTCCCGAACTTCCAGGGCCGCAACCTCCGCATGTACTTCATGACGCAGGTCGAGACGGCGCCGCCCACCTTCGCGATCTTCTGCAACCGCGAGGACTACGTGACGCGCGCCTACGAGGGCTTCCTGATGAACCGCATCCGCGAGGACCTCGACCTGGCCGGCATCCCCGTCAAGCTGAAGTGGAAGCAGAAGGGTGCTTTCAACAAGAAGGGCGGCGACGACGACGACGATCAGGCCGACAAGAAGAAGAAGCCCACCCACCACCGCGAGCCGAGCAAGGCCGAGAGCGTCAAGGCCGCGAAGGCCGCCGCGAGCGGCGAGAAGCCCGAACGCAAGTCCCGCGCCGAGCGCCGCGACCCGGCCGAGAAGAAGGTCCGCCCGGAACGCCCCCGTTCCGCCCGGTCCCGCGCCAACGAATCCTGA
- the ybeY gene encoding rRNA maturation RNase YbeY, whose product MIDLHIRKTPPAGLRPQLRASLDALMTHLGMEEREVTVVIVGDRAIRQLKRETMPEEDIDPAAATDVLSFPSWEPGDPFMPPHLGDIFISLDTAQRQADARGHSLAREVALLASHGLTHLLGHDHPHADGLGYEEGAVGPEWAVFHEHWLVAQAALPDAPADR is encoded by the coding sequence GTGATCGATCTGCACATCCGCAAGACGCCGCCCGCCGGTCTGCGCCCGCAGCTGCGCGCCAGCCTGGACGCCCTGATGACGCACCTCGGGATGGAGGAGCGCGAGGTGACGGTGGTGATCGTCGGCGACCGCGCCATCCGGCAGCTGAAACGCGAGACGATGCCCGAAGAGGACATCGACCCGGCTGCCGCGACGGACGTGCTGAGCTTCCCGAGCTGGGAGCCGGGCGACCCCTTCATGCCGCCGCACCTGGGAGACATCTTCATCAGCCTGGACACCGCGCAGCGGCAGGCGGACGCGCGCGGGCACAGCCTCGCGCGCGAGGTGGCGCTGCTCGCCAGCCACGGCCTCACGCACCTGCTGGGGCACGACCACCCGCACGCGGACGGCCTGGGCTACGAGGAAGGCGCGGTCGGGCCGGAGTGGGCGGTGTTCCACGAGCACTGGCTGGTCGCGCAGGCGGCCCTGCCGGACGCCCCGGCGGACCGGTAA
- a CDS encoding FKBP-type peptidyl-prolyl cis-trans isomerase: MKIAQDKVVEIEYVLKVDGEIVDQSEVGDPLVYLHGHNNIIPGLETALEGHEAGDTLSVTVSPEDGYGERDDENVQVLPRADFDDDVEIGASYFAQAEDGSVNPFTVVSVSGDDVTVDFNPPLAGQTLNFDVTVKDVRDATAEELEHGHAHGEGMHDDEDEE; the protein is encoded by the coding sequence ATGAAAATCGCTCAAGACAAGGTGGTCGAAATCGAGTACGTGCTGAAGGTGGACGGCGAGATCGTCGATCAGAGTGAGGTCGGCGATCCGCTCGTGTACCTGCACGGCCACAACAACATCATTCCCGGCCTGGAAACGGCCCTCGAAGGGCACGAGGCGGGTGACACGCTGAGCGTCACCGTGTCGCCCGAGGACGGCTACGGCGAGCGCGACGACGAGAACGTGCAGGTGCTCCCCCGCGCCGACTTCGACGACGACGTGGAGATCGGCGCGAGCTACTTCGCGCAGGCGGAGGACGGCAGCGTCAACCCCTTCACGGTCGTGTCCGTGAGCGGTGACGACGTGACGGTGGACTTCAACCCGCCGCTGGCCGGTCAGACCCTGAACTTCGACGTGACCGTCAAGGACGTGCGCGACGCGACCGCCGAGGAACTCGAGCACGGCCACGCGCACGGCGAAGGCATGCACGACGACGAGGACGAAGAGTAA
- a CDS encoding class I SAM-dependent RNA methyltransferase — protein sequence MPSVSMELSIEKIVAGGLGLARTDAGVVLVRGALPGETVRADVRPGKGVNQGVTREVLTRSPDRVDAPNLPTTDLAHASYDAQLRYKREFVQEAMSRIAKLGEEQVQAVAPTVPSPREWAYRNTAQYLVTPEGLAYRERRSNAALSVERDPLIMENIQTIIRLLDVSKLEGVQELSLRGSRLTGEVVATLIAPGEPRAYLRAADELMDCGVVGVSLAAPAGRRFSAGVQLVAGESEIMEQYGNVKVSVSASGFAQINPEAAGLAYIAAARLAGNGPHAVDLYGGSGAIGRHLAPNFGRVVVLDTDFDALARGRHDVRLAGERNLTFRDGDAAQLYHSSLQAGVIVVDPPRVGLSEMARDALHDSSALKVVYVSCDPATWARDVGDLVKRGWTLGQVTPHDFYPQTSHVEVVSVLTRTELPERAVPEDAVDTTAPTEQ from the coding sequence GTGCCGTCCGTCAGCATGGAACTCAGCATCGAGAAGATCGTCGCGGGCGGCCTCGGCCTCGCCCGCACCGACGCGGGCGTCGTCCTCGTGCGCGGCGCGCTGCCCGGCGAGACGGTCCGCGCCGACGTGCGCCCCGGCAAGGGCGTCAACCAAGGCGTGACGCGCGAAGTGCTCACCCGCAGCCCCGACCGCGTGGACGCGCCGAACCTGCCCACCACCGACCTCGCGCACGCCAGCTACGACGCGCAGCTGCGCTACAAGCGCGAGTTCGTGCAGGAAGCCATGAGCCGCATCGCGAAACTCGGGGAGGAGCAGGTGCAGGCCGTCGCGCCGACCGTGCCCAGCCCCCGCGAGTGGGCGTACCGCAACACCGCGCAGTACCTCGTGACGCCCGAGGGCCTCGCGTACCGCGAGCGGCGCAGCAACGCCGCCCTGTCGGTGGAACGCGACCCGCTCATCATGGAGAACATCCAGACGATCATCCGCCTGCTGGACGTCAGCAAGCTCGAAGGCGTGCAGGAACTCAGCCTGCGCGGCAGCCGCCTGACGGGCGAGGTCGTCGCGACCCTCATCGCGCCGGGCGAACCGCGCGCGTACCTGCGTGCCGCCGACGAACTCATGGACTGCGGCGTGGTCGGCGTGTCACTCGCCGCGCCCGCCGGACGCCGATTCAGCGCGGGCGTGCAGCTCGTGGCGGGCGAGAGCGAGATCATGGAGCAGTACGGCAACGTCAAGGTGAGCGTCAGCGCGTCCGGCTTCGCGCAGATCAACCCAGAAGCGGCGGGACTCGCGTACATCGCGGCCGCGCGCCTCGCCGGGAACGGCCCGCATGCCGTGGACCTGTACGGTGGGAGCGGCGCGATCGGCCGTCACCTCGCCCCGAACTTCGGGCGGGTCGTGGTGCTCGACACGGACTTCGACGCGCTGGCCCGCGGCCGTCACGACGTGCGCCTCGCGGGGGAACGCAACCTCACCTTCCGCGACGGGGACGCCGCTCAGCTGTACCACTCCAGCCTGCAGGCGGGCGTGATCGTGGTCGACCCGCCACGCGTGGGCCTGTCCGAGATGGCGCGCGACGCCCTGCACGACAGCTCCGCCCTGAAGGTCGTGTACGTGTCCTGCGACCCGGCCACCTGGGCGCGCGACGTGGGCGACCTCGTGAAGCGCGGCTGGACACTGGGACAGGTGACGCCGCACGACTTCTACCCGCAGACGAGTCATGTGGAGGTCGTCAGCGTCCTCACGCGCACCGAACTGCCGGAACGCGCCGTGCCGGAAGACGCCGTGGATACCACCGCGCCCACCGAGCAGTAA
- the lon gene encoding endopeptidase La: MNWELPVVALRNLVVLPGTTTQVDVGRPKSKRSVDEAQASDRRVLLVTQRESRTDDPTLGELYEIGVLAVLKQLVRLPDNTYQVLVEAQERVRILEQVPGATLRVRVETLTTLPVTGETAEREVQVFMQEAKNGFEEYQRQNKSLRLDNYQLDAIKALSNPGELADQITHHATWTNEEKQNVLETLGVRERLEAVVKYLNRDLERFNMDKKIAGRVKEQMDSNQREYYLREQMKAIGKELGGGEDGPAEVEALREKIEAAGMPAEVKEKALKELLRLERTPGGSPEGTVVRNYIDWLVDVPWSKRDEEVLDIVRTRGILDDDHYGLDDVKERILEFLAVRQLTHKPDELDENGVKKQRSAEERIEDAELRAPILCLVGPPGVGKTSLGKSIARSLNRKFVRMALGGVRDEAEIRGHRRTYIGSMPGRIIQGMKNAAVVNPIVLLDEVDKMSSDWRGDPSSAMLEVLDPEQNHTFQDHYLEVPYDLSQVMFITTANSLSTIPRPLLDRMEVITIPGYTQVEKLEIARRYRLPRQLRGHGLQGRVDVTDAALRRVIEEYTMESGVRNLDRQISKLARKAARELLEHPWEGVKTIDADNVPHYLGVPLHRPDRMEKEAQVGVAQGLAWTSVGGTMLVVEALATPGSGKINMTGSLGDVMKESVSAAVAYLRAHAEQYGADPEFYKKMDLHVHFPDGATPKDGPSAGITIATAVASAITGRPARMDVAMTGEISLRGRVLPIGGLKEKLLAAHQGGIREVIVPRDNEPNLQDLPDSIRGDLKIHIADQVGEVLDLLLLGKPETAQTTPPPAGLSKSTQPGA, from the coding sequence ATGAACTGGGAATTACCCGTTGTTGCCCTCAGAAATCTGGTCGTCCTGCCCGGGACCACCACGCAAGTCGACGTGGGTCGCCCCAAGAGCAAACGCTCCGTGGACGAGGCCCAGGCCAGTGACCGCCGCGTGCTGCTCGTCACCCAGCGTGAAAGCCGCACCGACGACCCCACCCTCGGCGAACTGTACGAGATCGGCGTGCTCGCCGTCCTGAAACAGCTCGTCCGCCTGCCCGACAACACCTACCAGGTGCTCGTCGAAGCGCAGGAACGTGTCCGCATCCTCGAACAGGTGCCCGGCGCCACCCTGCGCGTGCGCGTCGAGACGCTCACCACCCTGCCCGTCACCGGCGAGACCGCCGAGCGCGAGGTGCAGGTCTTCATGCAGGAAGCCAAGAACGGCTTCGAGGAATACCAGCGCCAGAACAAGAGCCTGCGCCTCGACAACTACCAGCTGGACGCCATCAAGGCCCTCAGCAACCCCGGCGAACTCGCCGACCAGATCACGCACCACGCGACCTGGACCAACGAGGAGAAGCAGAACGTCCTCGAGACGCTCGGCGTCCGTGAGCGCCTCGAAGCGGTCGTGAAGTACCTCAACCGCGACCTCGAACGCTTCAACATGGACAAGAAGATCGCGGGCCGCGTCAAGGAGCAGATGGACTCCAACCAGCGCGAGTACTACCTGCGCGAACAGATGAAGGCCATCGGCAAGGAACTCGGCGGCGGCGAGGACGGCCCGGCCGAAGTCGAAGCGCTGCGCGAGAAGATCGAGGCGGCCGGCATGCCCGCCGAAGTCAAGGAGAAGGCCCTCAAGGAACTCCTGCGCCTGGAACGCACGCCCGGCGGCAGCCCCGAAGGGACCGTCGTGCGCAACTACATTGACTGGCTGGTCGACGTGCCGTGGAGCAAGCGCGACGAGGAAGTGCTCGACATCGTCCGCACGCGCGGCATCCTCGACGACGACCACTACGGACTCGACGACGTCAAGGAACGCATCCTGGAGTTCCTCGCAGTGCGCCAGCTGACGCACAAGCCCGACGAACTCGACGAGAACGGCGTCAAGAAGCAGCGCAGCGCCGAGGAACGCATCGAGGACGCCGAACTGCGCGCGCCCATCCTGTGCCTCGTCGGCCCTCCCGGCGTCGGCAAGACCAGCCTCGGCAAGAGCATCGCCCGCAGCCTCAACCGCAAGTTCGTCCGCATGGCCCTCGGCGGCGTGCGCGACGAGGCCGAGATCCGCGGTCACCGCCGCACGTACATCGGCAGCATGCCCGGCCGCATCATCCAGGGCATGAAGAACGCCGCCGTCGTCAACCCCATCGTCCTGCTGGACGAGGTCGACAAGATGAGCAGCGACTGGCGCGGCGACCCCAGCAGCGCCATGCTGGAAGTGCTGGACCCTGAACAGAACCACACCTTCCAGGACCACTACCTCGAAGTGCCGTACGACCTGTCGCAGGTCATGTTCATCACAACTGCGAACAGCCTCTCCACCATCCCGCGCCCCCTGCTGGACCGCATGGAAGTCATCACCATCCCCGGCTACACGCAGGTCGAGAAGCTGGAGATCGCCAGACGCTACCGCCTGCCCCGCCAGCTGCGCGGGCACGGCCTGCAGGGCCGCGTGGACGTCACCGACGCCGCGCTGCGCCGCGTGATCGAGGAATACACCATGGAGTCCGGCGTGCGAAACCTCGACCGCCAGATCAGCAAGCTGGCCCGCAAGGCCGCCCGCGAACTGCTGGAGCACCCCTGGGAAGGCGTCAAGACCATCGACGCCGACAACGTCCCCCACTACCTCGGCGTGCCCCTGCACCGCCCGGACCGCATGGAGAAGGAAGCGCAGGTCGGCGTGGCCCAGGGCCTCGCGTGGACCAGCGTGGGCGGCACCATGCTGGTGGTCGAGGCGCTCGCCACGCCCGGCAGCGGCAAGATCAACATGACGGGCAGCCTGGGCGACGTCATGAAGGAAAGCGTCTCGGCCGCCGTCGCGTACCTGCGCGCGCACGCCGAGCAGTACGGCGCGGACCCCGAGTTCTACAAGAAGATGGACCTGCACGTCCACTTCCCCGACGGTGCCACCCCCAAGGACGGCCCCTCGGCCGGCATCACCATTGCGACCGCTGTCGCCAGCGCCATCACGGGCCGCCCCGCCCGCATGGACGTCGCCATGACCGGCGAGATCAGCCTGCGCGGCCGCGTGCTGCCCATCGGCGGCCTGAAGGAGAAACTGCTCGCCGCGCACCAGGGCGGCATCCGCGAGGTGATCGTCCCGCGCGACAACGAGCCGAACCTGCAGGACCTGCCCGACAGCATCCGGGGCGACCTCAAGATCCACATCGCCGATCAGGTCGGTGAGGTCCTCGACCTGCTGCTGCTCGGCAAGCCCGAAACCGCCCAGACCACGCCGCCCCCGGCCGGCCTGAGCAAGAGCACCCAGCCCGGCGCGTAA